GTGCTCATCTTCACGCCGAGTAAATCTGGTGAACTCACAAACCTTTACAGCTCGCTGATTACAACGGCTGAATATGTATTTGATATCAGCCTGAGCAATAACAGAGCCGTGGGCTCAACACCGTTTTTGTTCCATTCTGAGCATTGGGCATCGGCACGCACATACGACTTGTCGTCGGAAACGCCGTTGGATGTGACCTTGCCAGCTTCTGAAGTGAAAGGTGGCACAACTACGGGTAAAAGTACTGTAAAATCAACATTTTCATTCGATGATGATAAGGTTTATGTAGCAGGGAATAGTGGATTAGGTGTGCATACTTTCGACCCCGTTACAGGTGCATTAGGGGATATTGAGTATCTCAACAGCATTGGTTCAGTCCGTACTATTGCGATCTATCAAGATGCTTCCGGCACTGAGTTCGTGTTTGTATCATCGCGTAACAATGCGAATACTTGGGTTGTTGAAGTGGATGCCAATGATTTGTCGAACTCAGTGACCACACCGCTTACATTAGAGGTGCCTGATGGGTTTGCATTTGACGGCGGCAAAATGGAAGACATGGCAATCAATCCAGTCACGGGTCAAGGCTTTGTTGCCGACGGCACCAGTTTATTGACGTTTGATGCGACTAATATAGCGGCGAATAAAACCATCACACTCACTCATACGCCATCCAGTGGCGAGTATGGAGAGCTCATGACGGTGCTAAGTGAACCGGGGCTTTCACCATTGCTTCTGCTCGATAACAGCGACAAAGCTATTTATGTGGTGGATCAAATGACCGGAGAGCGTATGACGGTATTGAAGTTCGTCGAATAACAATGTGAGATGACTTCACGCAAAAGGCCGAACTTTTTGGAGTTCGGCCTTTTTTTACCAAAGCTAAAACAACTTTTATTTGCTCCATGGCGTCGGTTGAGCCAGTATTATTGCATCACAACACGTGCATTGAGTGGCTGAATTGGGCGATTGTTCGGCTCATGCAATGTACTTTGAAATGATGAAATTTGCGCCTTTGAAGCGGTCAATGGTTGTTTCATCACTAACCAGCGCACACCTTCTGAGCAAGGAGGGGTGGTCAACGAACCATTGAATCGATAGTAGTCCTGGCTTTTTGGCAACAAATCAAACGCAGACACTGGTGTGCTCAATGAATGTTTGTCACCTGCGTGTTTGGGAAGCGATGCCCATGCCTTAGCCAAACCTTCATTTTCAGCGCCTTCATCAAACATCACTGCTACAACGGCTAAGGCGCCGTCAGCATCGGCATGTACCATGTGTACTTCTAATGGATATGATTTGCCGTTGATGTGGTTTTCACTTGGGGAGTGGAAATGATATTGAACGAGGTTAAATTGATGTTGGTCGAGCTTTATTTGGCTGCCGGTCTCAAAATTAACTTGAACCGTATGCCCGTTGTTGATGATTTCGTGGCCTTGAGCCTGGTAACTAAAGTCAATTGCAGAAAGGGTCGATTCAACGAAGCCAGAAAGGTCGATGGGGGATTGATTTTGTCCCTCGCATGAGGCATTCGCTTCGCTTAAATTATACCAATTTTGTGGACCGGTTTTGCCAGAGTAGCCCCAGTGTGGATCTGATCCTGCGGTAACATTAAAAGCGAACATCGCGACTGCTAAAGTGATGAGGTTCCGTTTCATAGTGTGATGAATCCTGTTCTCTCGGTATTCTAAAAATGCCACACAATGTGGGGCAAAATGTAAAGTGAACAAAGGATAGTTCAAGACCGCGAAGTCGAGACTCTATTGACGTCATTTCTAAAGCCATTCCGACAAGCAGTCACAAAAAAACCGCAACAAGTGCGGCTTTCAAACTCATGCAAATGGATGACTGCTTACGCGGTTTGCCAACTCTCGATGGCTTGCTCGGCTGTAAATTTGCCTTCAAGTAATGCGCGTCCAACAATCACGCCAGAAACACCGGTGGGGCGTAGATCTGCAATATCAGCTAATCCCCCAATTCCGCCTGAGCTTTGCCAAGCGATATTCGGGTATTTGCTCGCCATCTCAGTGTAGAGCTCTACATTGGAGCCTTGGAGTGTGCCGTCACGACTAATATCTGTGCACAATACGTGTTTTAAACCGGCGGCTTGATAGTGCTCAATGAGTTGCTCAAGCGTCATGGATGAGCTTTCTTGCCAACCCGAGATAGCAACATGCTTATTTCCGTTTTCGTCGATATTAATATCGAGCGCAAGCACAATGTGCTCTGGCCCGTATTTACGCATCCATTCCGCAACAAGCTCTGGCTGCTTAACTGCTAGGGAACCTATGACCACGCGTTGCGCGCCAATATCCAGCAATTGCTTCACGTCTTCTTCAGAGCGGATGCCGCCACCCACTTGGATTTTTGCATCGGTCTTATCAATCAATTCTGCAATTGTTGTCAGCTGGCGAGCGCTGGTGTCTTTAGCACCATCTAAATCCACTAAATGCAGCCATTCTGCTCCGGCTGCACGGTACAGCTGAAATTGCTCAACGGGGTTGAAGCTGTAAGTGGTTTGTTGGGCGTAATCGCCTTGGTATAGGCGAACAACTTCACCACCAATGAGATCAAGAGCAGGAATGATCATTCAGTTAACTCCAAGAAGTTCTTTAACAACAATGCGCCAGCACTTGCTGAGCGCTCAGGGTGAAATTGCACCCCATAAAAATTTTCTTTGCATACGGCAGCACTAAAAAT
This genomic window from Echinimonas agarilytica contains:
- a CDS encoding carbonic anhydrase, producing the protein MKRNLITLAVAMFAFNVTAGSDPHWGYSGKTGPQNWYNLSEANASCEGQNQSPIDLSGFVESTLSAIDFSYQAQGHEIINNGHTVQVNFETGSQIKLDQHQFNLVQYHFHSPSENHINGKSYPLEVHMVHADADGALAVVAVMFDEGAENEGLAKAWASLPKHAGDKHSLSTPVSAFDLLPKSQDYYRFNGSLTTPPCSEGVRWLVMKQPLTASKAQISSFQSTLHEPNNRPIQPLNARVVMQ
- the hisA gene encoding 1-(5-phosphoribosyl)-5-[(5-phosphoribosylamino)methylideneamino]imidazole-4-carboxamide isomerase; this encodes MIIPALDLIGGEVVRLYQGDYAQQTTYSFNPVEQFQLYRAAGAEWLHLVDLDGAKDTSARQLTTIAELIDKTDAKIQVGGGIRSEEDVKQLLDIGAQRVVIGSLAVKQPELVAEWMRKYGPEHIVLALDINIDENGNKHVAISGWQESSSMTLEQLIEHYQAAGLKHVLCTDISRDGTLQGSNVELYTEMASKYPNIAWQSSGGIGGLADIADLRPTGVSGVIVGRALLEGKFTAEQAIESWQTA